One Streptomyces sp. NBC_01237 genomic region harbors:
- a CDS encoding alkyl hydroperoxide reductase: protein MALDELKAAVPDFAKDLKLNLGSVIGNSDLPQQQLWGTVLACAIASRSPKVLRELEPEAKANLSAEAYTAAKSAAAVMAMNNVFYRTRHLLSDPEYGTLRAGLRMNVIGNPGVEKVDFELWSLAVSAINGCGQCLDSHEQVLRKAGVDRETIQEAVKIASVIQAVGVTLDAEAVLAE, encoded by the coding sequence ATGGCACTCGACGAACTGAAGGCCGCCGTTCCGGACTTCGCCAAGGACCTGAAGCTGAACCTCGGTTCGGTCATAGGCAACAGCGATCTCCCGCAGCAGCAGCTCTGGGGCACCGTCCTCGCCTGCGCGATCGCCTCGCGCTCGCCGAAGGTGCTGCGCGAGCTGGAGCCGGAGGCCAAGGCCAACCTCTCCGCCGAGGCGTACACCGCGGCGAAGTCGGCCGCCGCCGTCATGGCGATGAACAACGTCTTCTACCGGACCCGGCACCTGCTGTCGGACCCGGAGTACGGCACGCTCCGTGCGGGCCTGCGGATGAACGTCATCGGCAATCCGGGCGTGGAGAAGGTCGACTTCGAGCTGTGGTCGCTCGCCGTCTCCGCGATCAACGGCTGCGGCCAGTGCCTCGACTCCCACGAGCAGGTGCTGCGCAAGGCCGGCGTGGACCGTGAGACCATTCAGGAAGCCGTCAAGATTGCTTCGGTGATCCAGGCGGTCGGCGTGACCCTCGATGCCGAGGCCGTGCTCGCCGAGTAA
- a CDS encoding peroxiredoxin, whose product MLTVGDKFPEFDLTACVSLESGKEFEQIDHKTYEGKWKIVFAWPKDFTFVCPTEIAAFGKLNEEFADRDAQILGFSGDSEFVHHAWRKDHPDLTDLPFPMLADSKHELMRDLGIEGEDGFAQRAVFIVDQNNEIQFTMVTAGSVGRNPKEVLRVLDALQTDELCPCNWTKGENTLDPVALLSGE is encoded by the coding sequence GTGCTCACTGTCGGTGACAAGTTCCCCGAGTTCGACCTGACTGCTTGTGTTTCGCTGGAGAGCGGCAAGGAGTTCGAGCAGATCGACCACAAGACCTACGAGGGCAAGTGGAAGATCGTCTTCGCGTGGCCGAAGGACTTCACCTTCGTGTGCCCCACCGAGATCGCCGCCTTCGGCAAGCTGAACGAGGAGTTCGCCGACCGCGACGCGCAGATCCTCGGCTTCTCCGGTGACTCCGAGTTCGTGCACCACGCCTGGCGCAAGGACCACCCGGACCTGACCGACCTGCCCTTCCCGATGCTGGCCGACTCGAAGCACGAGCTCATGCGTGACCTCGGCATCGAGGGCGAGGACGGCTTCGCCCAGCGCGCCGTCTTCATCGTCGACCAGAACAACGAGATCCAGTTCACGATGGTGACCGCCGGTTCCGTGGGCCGTAACCCCAAGGAGGTCCTGCGGGTCCTCGACGCCCTGCAGACCGACGAGCTGTGCCCCTGCAACTGGACCAAGGGCGAGAACACCCTGGACCCGGTCGCGCTCCTCTCGGGCGAGTGA
- a CDS encoding hydrogen peroxide-inducible genes activator translates to MAQGNQGNRPKQPSLSQLRAFTAVAEHLHFRDAAAAIGMSQPALSGAVSALEEALGVQLIERTTRKVLLSPAGERLAVRARAVLEAVGELMEEAEAVRAPFTGVLRLGVIPTVAPYLLPTVLRLVHERYPDLDLQVHEEQTSSLLEGLAAGRLDLLLLAVPLGVPGVSELPLFDEDFVLVMEQRHWLGGRADIPREALRELPLLLLDEGHCLRDQALDICREAGRTEGAPVTTTAAGLSTLVQLVAGGLGVTLLPRTAVTVETARNEALATGYFAEPAPSRRVALAMRSGTARHEEFEELAAALREAMAVLPVRVSAAGGG, encoded by the coding sequence GTGGCCCAGGGTAATCAGGGCAACCGGCCCAAACAGCCCAGTCTCTCGCAGCTGCGCGCCTTCACGGCCGTCGCGGAACATCTGCACTTCAGGGACGCGGCGGCAGCAATCGGGATGAGTCAGCCGGCACTCTCCGGAGCCGTATCGGCACTGGAGGAGGCACTGGGTGTCCAGCTCATCGAGCGTACGACGCGCAAGGTACTGCTCTCGCCCGCCGGAGAGCGGCTCGCGGTGCGGGCCAGGGCGGTGCTGGAGGCCGTCGGCGAGCTGATGGAGGAGGCGGAGGCGGTCCGGGCGCCCTTCACCGGAGTGCTCCGGCTCGGCGTGATCCCGACCGTCGCCCCGTATCTGCTGCCGACCGTGCTCCGGCTGGTCCATGAGCGCTACCCGGACCTCGACCTCCAGGTCCACGAGGAACAGACGTCCTCGCTGCTGGAGGGGCTGGCCGCCGGACGGCTGGACCTGCTGCTGCTCGCCGTGCCGCTGGGGGTGCCCGGGGTGAGTGAACTTCCCCTGTTCGACGAGGACTTCGTTCTCGTCATGGAGCAGCGGCACTGGCTGGGCGGCCGCGCCGACATTCCCCGCGAGGCCCTGCGCGAGCTGCCGCTGCTCCTTCTCGACGAGGGGCACTGCCTGCGGGACCAGGCCCTGGACATCTGTCGCGAGGCGGGGCGTACGGAGGGGGCGCCGGTGACCACGACCGCCGCCGGGCTCTCCACCCTGGTGCAGCTGGTCGCGGGCGGGCTCGGGGTCACGCTGCTGCCCCGCACCGCGGTGACCGTGGAGACCGCGCGCAACGAGGCGCTGGCGACCGGGTACTTCGCGGAACCGGCGCCCTCGCGGCGGGTGGCGCTGGCGATGCGGAGCGGGACGGCGCGGCACGAGGAGTTCGAGGAGCTCGCCGCCGCACTGCGGGAGGCGATGGCGGTGCTGCCGGTACGGGTGTCGGCCGCCGGCGGCGGCTGA
- a CDS encoding ABC transporter permease, translating into MTVLDEKKAPSGGRPQPIARPAPPSRVAAILRDLGLGIRFAAAGGREGWARTLLTAVGVGLGVALLLLASSVPHLLDARSARDQARSEARISSSPDAQAPKSDSSVLRINTTTDFHDRTVEGYLMRADGSTPVRPPGVDRFPGADQMIASPALKELLADPDSELLRERLPYKITGTIGDAGLRSPGELLYYAGSDTLTAAKGGHRIGAYGDEREGDPLPPLLIVLVIMVCVVLLAPVAIFIATAVRFGGDRRDRRLAALRLVGADIRTTRRIAAGEALFGALLGLLFGLGFFLVGRQFVGAVEIWDVSAFPADLVPDPLLVVLIVVAVPLTAVFVTLAAMRSVVIEPLGVVRRGRERGRRLWWRLLLPLAGLAVLGFTGRIDEYAPVNPFPIAGGAVLVLVGLALLLPWLVEACVNRLRGGPVPWQLATRRLQLSSGAASRAVSGVTVAVAGAIALQMMFAAMNADFNRMTGQDPSRAQFATYSEDVTGAAATSTIEQFRATKGVEVVIGSVEAYASKPGVYAEDEIEPTTSLTIGTCDTLRELARIDACEDGDTFVVHPAGDKDMSHWVDQAARKGKVVEIGSGSGKPVRWTLPADSPTVTGRNDPMGTPHWGIMATTGAIDAGTLPGATITAQIRVDKSVPDVAEYVRNTAARIDPGMRFVTLDSVERDRQYASVQTGLQVGASVVLLLIAASMLVSQLEQLRERRRLLSVLVAFGTRRTTLGWSVLWQTAVPVVIGLAVAVLGGLALGATLTWMIGKTVSDWLLFLPMVGAGAGLILLVTLLSLPSLWRLMRPDGLRTE; encoded by the coding sequence ATGACCGTGCTCGACGAGAAGAAGGCCCCGTCCGGCGGACGGCCACAGCCCATCGCGCGCCCCGCACCGCCCTCACGGGTCGCGGCGATCCTCCGCGACCTCGGCCTCGGCATCCGGTTCGCCGCCGCCGGGGGCCGCGAGGGCTGGGCCCGTACGCTGCTGACCGCCGTCGGCGTCGGCCTCGGGGTCGCGCTGCTGCTGCTCGCCTCCTCCGTACCGCATCTGCTCGACGCGCGCTCCGCGCGGGATCAGGCACGCAGCGAGGCGCGGATCTCCAGCTCGCCCGACGCGCAGGCCCCGAAGTCGGACAGTTCGGTGCTGCGGATCAACACGACCACCGACTTCCACGACCGGACCGTCGAGGGGTATCTGATGCGGGCGGACGGCTCGACGCCCGTCCGCCCGCCGGGGGTCGACCGTTTCCCCGGGGCGGACCAGATGATCGCCTCCCCCGCCCTGAAGGAACTGCTCGCCGACCCGGACAGCGAACTGCTGCGGGAGCGGCTGCCCTACAAGATCACCGGCACGATCGGTGATGCCGGACTGCGCTCCCCCGGTGAGCTTCTCTACTACGCGGGCAGCGACACCCTGACGGCGGCCAAGGGCGGCCACCGGATCGGCGCGTACGGCGACGAGCGCGAGGGCGACCCCCTGCCGCCGCTGCTGATCGTGCTCGTCATCATGGTCTGCGTCGTGCTGCTGGCGCCGGTCGCGATCTTCATCGCCACGGCCGTGCGATTCGGCGGTGACCGGCGCGACCGACGGCTGGCCGCGCTGCGTCTGGTCGGCGCGGACATCCGGACGACCCGGCGCATCGCCGCCGGGGAGGCCCTGTTCGGCGCGCTGCTCGGGCTGCTGTTCGGCCTGGGGTTCTTCCTGGTGGGGCGGCAGTTCGTCGGCGCGGTGGAGATCTGGGACGTCAGCGCGTTCCCGGCCGACCTGGTGCCCGATCCCCTGCTGGTCGTGCTGATCGTGGTGGCGGTGCCGCTGACGGCCGTGTTCGTCACCCTGGCGGCGATGCGGTCCGTGGTGATCGAGCCGCTCGGTGTCGTACGCCGGGGGCGTGAGCGGGGCCGACGGCTCTGGTGGCGCCTGCTGCTGCCGCTGGCCGGTCTGGCGGTGCTCGGATTCACGGGCCGGATCGACGAGTACGCGCCGGTGAACCCGTTCCCGATCGCGGGCGGTGCCGTGCTGGTGCTGGTCGGGCTCGCCCTGCTGCTGCCGTGGCTGGTCGAGGCGTGCGTGAACCGGCTGCGCGGCGGCCCGGTGCCCTGGCAGCTCGCCACCCGCAGGCTCCAGTTGAGCAGCGGGGCCGCGTCCCGCGCGGTCAGCGGGGTCACGGTGGCGGTGGCGGGAGCGATCGCCCTGCAGATGATGTTCGCCGCGATGAACGCCGACTTCAACCGGATGACCGGCCAGGACCCCTCGCGGGCCCAGTTCGCCACCTACTCCGAGGACGTCACGGGTGCGGCGGCGACCTCGACCATCGAACAGTTCCGCGCCACCAAGGGCGTGGAGGTGGTCATCGGTTCGGTGGAGGCGTACGCGTCCAAGCCCGGCGTCTACGCCGAGGACGAGATCGAGCCCACCACCTCGCTGACCATCGGCACCTGCGACACCCTGCGCGAGCTGGCCCGGATCGACGCCTGCGAGGACGGCGACACCTTTGTCGTCCACCCGGCGGGCGACAAGGACATGTCCCACTGGGTCGACCAGGCCGCCCGCAAGGGCAAGGTGGTCGAGATCGGCTCCGGGAGCGGCAAGCCGGTGCGGTGGACGCTGCCCGCCGACTCCCCGACCGTGACGGGGCGCAACGACCCGATGGGCACCCCCCACTGGGGGATCATGGCCACCACCGGCGCGATCGACGCGGGCACGCTGCCCGGCGCGACGATCACCGCCCAGATCCGGGTCGACAAGAGCGTGCCGGACGTCGCCGAGTACGTACGCAACACGGCGGCCAGGATCGATCCCGGCATGCGCTTCGTCACGCTCGACTCGGTGGAGCGCGACCGCCAGTACGCCAGCGTCCAGACCGGCCTCCAGGTGGGGGCGTCCGTGGTGCTGCTGCTGATCGCCGCCTCCATGCTGGTCTCCCAGCTGGAGCAGCTGCGGGAGCGCAGGCGGCTGCTGTCGGTCCTGGTGGCCTTCGGCACCCGGCGTACGACGCTCGGCTGGTCGGTGCTGTGGCAGACCGCGGTGCCGGTGGTGATCGGTCTCGCGGTGGCGGTCCTGGGCGGTCTGGCGCTCGGGGCGACGCTGACCTGGATGATCGGGAAGACGGTCTCCGACTGGTTGCTGTTCCTGCCGATGGTGGGCGCGGGCGCGGGGCTGATCCTGCTGGTGACGCTGTTGTCGCTGCCCTCGCTGTGGCGCCTGATGCGCCCGGACGGGCTGCGTACGGAGTAG
- a CDS encoding ABC transporter ATP-binding protein → MIPDGSLLAAHDLRKTYGSTPALDGASFSIHPGEVVAVMGPSGSGKSTLLHCLAGIITPDSGTITYAGRELSAMSDAERSALRRSDFGFVFQFGQLVPELTCVENVALPLRLDGVKRKAAERTALEWMERLEVDDLGDKRPGEVSGGQGQRVAVARALAASPKVIFADEPTGALDSLNGERVMELLTEAARSANVAVVLVTHEARVAAYSDRDVTVRDGRARDLEHSA, encoded by the coding sequence GTGATCCCCGACGGCTCCCTGCTCGCCGCCCACGACCTGCGCAAGACCTACGGTTCGACGCCGGCCCTGGACGGCGCCTCGTTCTCCATCCACCCGGGCGAGGTCGTCGCCGTGATGGGCCCCTCCGGCTCCGGCAAGTCCACCCTGCTGCACTGCCTCGCCGGCATCATCACCCCCGACTCGGGCACCATCACCTACGCGGGCCGCGAACTGTCGGCGATGTCCGACGCCGAGCGCAGCGCCCTGCGCCGCAGCGATTTCGGATTCGTGTTCCAGTTCGGCCAGCTCGTCCCGGAGCTGACCTGCGTGGAGAACGTCGCCCTGCCGCTCCGGCTCGACGGCGTCAAGCGCAAGGCGGCCGAGCGCACCGCCCTCGAATGGATGGAGCGCCTGGAGGTCGACGACCTCGGCGACAAACGTCCCGGCGAGGTATCCGGCGGTCAGGGCCAGCGCGTCGCCGTGGCCCGTGCGCTGGCCGCCTCCCCGAAGGTGATCTTCGCGGACGAGCCGACCGGCGCGCTGGACTCCCTGAACGGCGAGCGGGTCATGGAGCTGCTCACCGAGGCCGCCCGGTCCGCCAACGTCGCCGTGGTGCTGGTGACGCACGAGGCCCGGGTCGCCGCCTACTCCGACCGTGACGTCACCGTGCGCGACGGCCGCGCCCGCGACCTGGAGCACTCCGCATGA
- a CDS encoding PadR family transcriptional regulator encodes MSIGHTLLGLLESGPRHGYDLKRTFDEKFGHDRPLHYGQVYSTMSRLLKNGLVVVDGVESDGGPERKRYAITDAGITDVSTWLTQPEKPEPYLQSTLYTKVVLALLTGRSAADLLDTQRMEHLRLMRILTDRKRRGDLADQLICDHALFHLEADLRWLELTGARLDRLAEVVAK; translated from the coding sequence ATGTCAATCGGTCACACCCTCCTCGGACTCCTGGAGTCCGGCCCGCGCCACGGCTACGACCTCAAGCGCACGTTCGACGAGAAGTTCGGCCACGACCGACCCCTGCACTACGGGCAGGTCTACTCGACCATGTCCCGGCTGCTGAAGAACGGGCTCGTCGTGGTCGACGGGGTCGAGAGCGACGGCGGTCCCGAGCGCAAGCGGTACGCGATCACCGACGCCGGGATCACGGATGTCTCCACCTGGCTCACCCAGCCGGAGAAACCGGAACCTTACCTTCAGTCGACCCTGTACACGAAGGTCGTCCTGGCGCTCCTGACCGGTCGCAGCGCCGCCGATCTGCTGGACACCCAACGTATGGAGCACCTGCGTCTGATGCGCATCCTCACCGACCGCAAGCGCCGGGGCGACCTCGCCGACCAGCTGATCTGCGACCACGCGCTGTTCCACCTGGAGGCCGACCTGCGCTGGCTGGAACTGACCGGCGCTCGGCTCGACCGGCTCGCCGAGGTGGTGGCCAAGTGA
- a CDS encoding SPFH domain-containing protein: protein MTEQHDHSGPATPAGTPSGLTPDAPDMPAPQVREVTAHSIPGGLGLLLTVLGVLLGVGVAILGGVLGANGHNGAGVPLLILGLLLVIASFFCMSGVKMVAPGEARVIQLFGRYVGTIRSDGLRWINPLTSSRKISTRVRNHETAVLKVNDAYGNPIELAAIVVWKVEDTAQALFEVDDFLEFVATQTEAAVRHIAIEYPYDAHDEAALSLRGNAEEITEKLAVELTARVQAAGVLIIESRFSHLAYAPEIASAMLQRQQAGAVVAARQQIVEGAVGMVEMALTRIAEQDIVELDAERKAAMVSNLMVVLCGDRAAQPVLNTGTLYQ, encoded by the coding sequence ATGACCGAACAGCACGACCACTCCGGCCCGGCCACCCCGGCCGGCACCCCTTCCGGCCTCACGCCGGACGCCCCGGACATGCCCGCCCCGCAGGTCAGAGAGGTGACCGCGCACTCCATCCCGGGCGGCCTCGGCCTGCTGCTGACGGTGCTGGGGGTGCTCCTCGGCGTCGGCGTCGCGATCCTCGGCGGCGTGCTCGGCGCGAACGGCCACAACGGCGCCGGAGTCCCGCTCCTCATCCTCGGACTGCTCCTCGTCATCGCCTCCTTCTTCTGCATGAGCGGTGTGAAGATGGTCGCTCCGGGCGAGGCCCGCGTGATCCAGCTCTTCGGCCGGTACGTCGGCACGATCCGCTCCGACGGGCTGCGCTGGATCAATCCGCTGACCTCCAGCCGGAAGATCTCCACCCGGGTCCGCAACCACGAGACAGCCGTTCTCAAGGTCAACGACGCCTACGGCAACCCGATCGAGCTCGCGGCGATCGTCGTGTGGAAGGTCGAGGACACCGCGCAGGCGCTCTTCGAGGTCGACGACTTCCTGGAGTTCGTCGCCACCCAGACCGAGGCGGCCGTCCGGCACATCGCGATCGAGTACCCCTACGACGCCCACGACGAGGCCGCCCTCTCCCTGCGCGGCAACGCGGAGGAGATCACCGAGAAGCTGGCCGTGGAACTCACCGCCCGGGTGCAGGCCGCGGGCGTCCTGATCATCGAGTCGCGCTTCAGCCATCTCGCGTACGCCCCCGAGATCGCGTCCGCGATGCTCCAGCGCCAGCAGGCGGGCGCGGTCGTCGCGGCCCGTCAGCAGATCGTGGAAGGAGCGGTCGGCATGGTCGAGATGGCCCTGACCCGGATCGCCGAGCAGGACATCGTCGAGCTCGACGCGGAGCGCAAGGCGGCCATGGTCAGCAACCTCATGGTGGTGCTGTGCGGTGACCGTGCGGCGCAGCCGGTCCTCAATACGGGCACGCTCTACCAGTGA